In Bacteroidales bacterium, the DNA window CTACAGCTGCTGCATTAGCGTATGGTCTTGATAAACAGACTCGTGACATTAAAGTAGCTGTTTACGACCTTGGTGGTGGAACATTCGATATTTCAATTCTCGAATTAGGTGATGGCGTATTTGAAGTTAAATCGACAAACGGCGACACACATTTAGGTGGAGATGATTTCGACCAAAGAGTCATTGACTGGTTAGCCGATGAGTTTAAAAGCGACGAAGGCATTGATTTACGTAAAGATCCAATGGCTAAGCAACGTTTAAAAGAGGCTGCCGAGAAAGCTAAAATAGAGCTATCGAGCGCAACCACAACCGAAATCAACCTGCCATACGTAACTGCAGTTGACGGTGTGCCCAAACACCTTGTTAAAACTCTGACACGAGCTAAATTTGAGCAATTAAACGATGATTTAATTCGTAAAACTATTGAGCCTTGTCGCAAAGCATTAAGCGATGCAGGTATTGATAAATCTGATATTGACGAAGTTATCTTGGTTGGAGGCTCAACACGTGTTCCTGCAATTCAAAAAATTGTTGAAGAGTTTTTCGGCAAAGCCCCTTCAAAAGGTGTTAACCCAGACGAAGTTGTGGCACTAGGTGCTGCTATTCAGGGTGGAGTTTTAACCGGAGAGGTAAAAGATGTGTTGTTGTTAGACGTTACTCCGTTGTCACTAGGTATTGAAACCCTTGGCGGAGTAATGACAAAATTGATTGAGTCAAACACTACAATTCCGACAAAAAAATCTGAAACTTTTACAACAGCTGCCGACAACCAGCCATCTGTAGAGATACACGTATTGCAAGGTGAGCGCCCAATGGCTAACGGAAACAAAACTATTGGTAGATTTATCTTAGATAATTTGCCCCCTGCACCACGCGGAATCCCTCAGATTGAAGTTACATTCGATATTGATGCAAACGGAATTTTAAACGTATCAGCTAAAGATAAAGGTACTGGTAAAACACAAAGTATCAGGATTGAAGCCTCATCAGGACTTACAGATGATGAAATCAAACGCATGAAACAAGAAGCTGAAGCAAATGCTGAAGCTGACAAGCAAGAGAAAGATCGTATTGATAAACTAAATCAAGCTGATAGTATGATCTTCCAAACCGAGAAACAGCTGAAAGAATTCGGCGATAAGATCCCCGATGCAAAACGCAAACCAATTACTGAAGCATTAGAAAAACTTAAAGAAGCACATAAAAACCAAGACTTATCGGCAATAGATAGTACAATGGCTGAGTTAAATACAGCATTCCAAGCTGCATCACAAGATATGTATAATGCTCAAAATGCACAGCAAGCTCAAGATAATGACGGAGCACAAGGTCAACCACAATCGGATCAGA includes these proteins:
- the dnaK gene encoding molecular chaperone DnaK translates to MGKIIGIDLGTTNSCVSVMEGNEPVIIPNSEGKRTTPSVVAFMPNGERRIGDPAKRQAITNPEKTISSIKRFMGESFDKLAEEIKRYPYKTVKGDNNTPRVQIDDRTYTPQEISAIILQKMKKTAEDYLGTDVSEAVITVPAYFNDSQRQATKEAGEIAGLKVRRIINEPTAAALAYGLDKQTRDIKVAVYDLGGGTFDISILELGDGVFEVKSTNGDTHLGGDDFDQRVIDWLADEFKSDEGIDLRKDPMAKQRLKEAAEKAKIELSSATTTEINLPYVTAVDGVPKHLVKTLTRAKFEQLNDDLIRKTIEPCRKALSDAGIDKSDIDEVILVGGSTRVPAIQKIVEEFFGKAPSKGVNPDEVVALGAAIQGGVLTGEVKDVLLLDVTPLSLGIETLGGVMTKLIESNTTIPTKKSETFTTAADNQPSVEIHVLQGERPMANGNKTIGRFILDNLPPAPRGIPQIEVTFDIDANGILNVSAKDKGTGKTQSIRIEASSGLTDDEIKRMKQEAEANAEADKQEKDRIDKLNQADSMIFQTEKQLKEFGDKIPDAKRKPITEALEKLKEAHKNQDLSAIDSTMAELNTAFQAASQDMYNAQNAQQAQDNDGAQGQPQSDQKEEVTDVDFEEVK